From the genome of Bos indicus x Bos taurus breed Angus x Brahman F1 hybrid chromosome 19, Bos_hybrid_MaternalHap_v2.0, whole genome shotgun sequence:
GCTGTGGGTTTGGGCTGCCCCAATTCCAAACTACCCTCTGCCCTCCAGATTGGTCCAGAGAGAGGCAGAGTTCTTTCTGCTGCAACCCCTCCTGTCTACAGCCTGGGGGAGCAGGCAGGTGCTTGGCTGGTCCTGAAGAGGGCCTGCCTGAGTGGTGGCCACCCCCTTTTGGGGGGAGCACAGCTGGCCTTGGGCTCCCAGGCTCCTGGGTTggtttcccctcccctcccacccacccccacctctaaCACCGTTTCATTTCCAGCAATTAGCAAACACTTGGACAAGCCAAATCCTTTCCAGCCAAGTCAATATGTCTTAAGACAGGCCTCAGCCCACTcaggcaccccccccccccacaaaacCAGCCTTTTCTTTGGGGCATGACTTTTTCCGGGGAGGGGAACAAAATTTGGGTTGTAGAAacgtttttctcttttcttggtttctttttcttgcaaacaaattttgctttttttggcttattttttctgcccctcaccctccccttttctgctttctctcctcccctccccatccaccACCTCCCCCCGACTCCCATCTTTCCCCACAAAATTgtccttttttctctgttttgtgtTCCCGGTCTTAGGTCCGCTCACAAAAAAACGTGACGAGGCGACGCTCAATCCGCCAGACACAGGTAGATTTAAAAATCCCGCTGCTGCATGTGGTTGCTGATACGAGGACGTTCTCGGCCCTGCCCCTAACTAAATGCCCCCACAGCCCTCAAGGCCCCTCAGTTGTTTTCCCAACTAAAAacgaaaaagaaaagaaaaatttgtaataattggaaaaaagaattatgaaaacTTCAAACGAAATTTGAACAATGTTGGACCCACTAGAAAACCAGCAAGAAAAGCTTAAACATGgcgaaaataaagtgaaaaaagaaattggaatgtcagggaaaaaaaaacaaaaaaagaattggaTAAAATGTTTAGTTTGACAGAAATTTGAACTGTTTTGAAACTTGTGAAATGTaacatttgaaaagaattttaatttggaACAAAAcaccagtcaaaaaaaaaatttcaagttggCAAATTGATGACACAATTGAAACATCGCTacgatttcaaaaaaaaaaaaaagcctgtccgATGCAGAAACACATATTTGAAGCAAATTAAAGAATttggaaatttttgaaaacagGGCCCAATATCTTGAAGTTTCAccacaaaattttgaaaaagtgcaaagaacttttttcttttttcctttttttccaaaaatggatctttttggttttttgttttttgtttttcttttcttgttgaaTCTGCCCCAGAGCTTCTtgctttttggttgttgttttttttctttcttctttcttgatcctgtttttttgttgttggttttgaATTCTTGTTGCCCCAGCCCCCCTTCCTGCTCCTTCCCTTTCcgactccccctccccccacactggAAGTGGAGGTgctgggtggggagaaggggacggaCTGAGGACATTTAGGACAGGACCTCGGAGGGAAGGAGACCAGCCTGAACCTGGAAGGCCACTGGAGGTTCAGGAACTGAGGGAAAAACAGGATTGGGGGAGGGCACCGCCCACCTAGGAGCTTCTGGCCAAAGTCAGgtggaaggaggtggcagagaggGTCCGAAGAGATCCAGGGTAGAGGGGAGTCTCTTAGTGACCTGTTGGTTGACCTTCTGCCAGGAGGGAAGTTTCCAGTGGAATGAGGGAGACAGGCAGAGGTGCTAGGGACCAGCTGTGGAGGCCCAGGCTTGGCTCTTGTTTGCCGATTGCCTAGGCTGGTCAGAGATGGCAAGTGTCGAGAGAGGACGACCTGGAAGTATTGTGGCTCCATCTGGAGGAGCTGCAGGGGCAGGGACCCTGACAAGCCCTCTCAGACTCCCACCCTCTTCTGGAATTAGTTACCCTCCAGTCCAGTCTGAAGTGCCCCAAGGGCCTACTCCATATGGCAGTGATCATGGGATCCTTTGGGGACCGGGCAAGAGAGGGGTCCAGAACTCAGGGCTCAGGCTGGTTTCGGGGGCCCAGACTAGTGAGCTGTACCCTGGCTTCATTAAGTAGGCTCTTTCCcaccctgcctcctcctgccaCAGTAATTAGGCTGGGGGTTGCCATGGTAACTTGGGAGGTGACCTAGAAAGGAATTAGGGCGGGGAGGAGACCAAGCCCCCAGGGACCCTAGGGCCTGGCACCCCCTCACCCACAGACCAGGCTACCATGTGGAGCTGAGGCCCAAGGCCTGAGTCTGAGGAAACGCCAGGATCTCTAGCTCTAGTGCCAGCCTTGGGAGCTCATGCTTCCTAGGAGCAGGAAGGagatttgctgtgtgtgtgtggggaggggttCCCCCGGATCCAGCAGGTGCCCTGAGGagggccaccccccacccctgcctctgttAGGCTTCTAGAAAGCTCTGCCAGGCATTTGGAGAAGTGCTGTGGGGCAGGctggcaggaggtggggagggaactTCTGCCAGGGCtagcggggagggagggaggggaatcCGGTCTTGCCCCCCAGGGATGGGAGTGACATGTCCCCTGAGCTCCCGGCTGGAACTCAGCAGACCTGGGAGCTGGGAGGTGCTGCTTCTGGTCTGACTGTGTCCTtgtcccccaccccctggcccatcccccccaccccctccccacacagaTATCCGGGACTCCGGGAAGAAGCCAGTGATGCTGTTTCTGCATGGTGGCTCCTACATGGAGGGCACGGGGAACATGTTCGATGGCTCCGTCTTGGCCGCCTACGGCAATGTCATTGTAGCCACGCTCAACTACCGGCTTGGGGTGCTCGGTGAGGGTGGGCAGCCAATTCTAGGGGCTGGAGTCCTGGGAGGAGGGCCTGCTGGCAGGATTACACTAAACCCAGCTGAAGCAGAATGGCTTCTGGGCTGGATTAAGATGCCCAGAAAGAGAGCAAGGGTGCCATGacacctccaggaagccccctctcttcctctgctcCCAGGTTTTCTCAGCACTGGGGACCAGGCTGCAAAAGGCAACTATGGGCTCCTAGACCAGATCCAGGCCCTGCGCTGGCTCAGTGAGAACATCGCCCACTTCGGGGGGGACCCTGAACGCATCACCATCTTCGGATCTGGGGCAGGAGCCTCCTGTGTCAACCTCCTGATCCTCTCCCACCACTCGGAAGGTACGAGCCACCTCCCCAGCCTGTCCCTTCTGTCCCCTTCCCCAACCTCTGGCCCTACCAGGTCCCCCTTCTCCCTCGGGCTGATACAGCCCAGCCTAAAGCCTGCTTGTCCTGACAGGGCTGTTCCAGAAGGCCATTGCCCAGAGCGGCACTGCCATTTCTAGCTGGTCTGTCAACTACCAGCCACTCAAATACACACGACTGCTGGCTGCCAAGGTGGGCTGTGACCGGGAGGACAGCGCCGAGGCTGTGGAGTGTCTGCGCCGGAAGCCCTCTCGGGAGCTGGTGGACCAGGACGTGCAGCCTGCCCGGTATGGGGCTGGGTCCAGGCCCCCACTCTCCTTGCTGGGTCCAAGGAGGTTGAGGGTGGAAGGTGCCTGCGGGCCACAGGCTGTCCATTTAGCCAGGGGAGGTGGACTTCAGGCCTCTCCCATGGACCTACCTTCCCCCGGAAGCTTTTCCGAAGCAGAGGTGCCTAAACAGAGCCTGGGTGCACCAGACGCCAGGAAGTGCTTCAGGGAGGACTTCCTGAGAGGCCAGGTGCCCTGAAAGGGCCCTGAAGATTTTAACTAGGGGAAAAGGTCTTCCAAGCAGAGGGCTCAGCAGGCTGTGGGTGGAGAGGAGGCCAGCCAACAGGTGACATGACCTTGACGTCTTCTCCCCAGCTACCACATCGCCTTTGGGCCTGTGGTGGACGGTGATGTCGTCCCTGACGACCCTGAGATCCTCATGCAGCAGGGAGAATTCCTCAACTACGACATGCTCATTGGGGTCAACCAGGGAGAGGGCCTCAAGTTCGTGGAGGACTCGGCAGAGAGCGAGGATGGCGTGTCTGCCAGCGCCTTCGACTTCACGGTCTCCAACTTCGTGGACAACCTGTACGGCTACCCAGAGGGCAAGGATGTGCTACGGGAGACCATCAAGTTCATGTACACGGACTGGGCCGACCGGGACAACGGCGAGATGCGGCGCAAGACCCTACTGGCACTCTTTACCGACCACCAGTGGGTGGCACCGGCTGTGGCCACCGCCAAGCTGCACGCTGACTACCAGTCCCCTGTCTACTTTTACACCTTCTACCACCACTGCCAGGCTGAGGGCCGGCCCGAGTGGGCGGATGCAGCGCATGGGGATGAGCTACCCTATGTCTTTGGTGTGCCCATGGTGGGTGCCACCGACCTCTTCCCCTGCAACTTCTCCAAGAATGACGTCATGCTCAGTGCCGTGGTCATGACCTACTGGACCAACTTCGCCAAGACTGGGTGAGGGCCAGAGGGGCTGGGTGGGGCACCCCTGCAGGTCAGGGCACACACGCACCCTCCATCCtcagcccctcctctccctcttcatCACACGGCCATCATTTCTCCATCAAGGCGCTCTCACCTTCTCGACTCAGGCACCTGCCGGACAGCTCCTCTGTGCGTGTTGGAGATTCAGAAATGTTGGACCAAGAGGTCCTTTCCGGCGGGTGGGCTCAACTTGATGGCTTTGGCTCTGTGTCTGTCTTTGCATACCCATACACCACTCTCTTTCTCCTCTGAGTTCTCCCGTCTGTGTTTCTGAGTATGTGTATAAGAGTTTGTATCGCTCTCTCTCTATTGCTGTCTCTAGCTCTCTCTCCTGAAGTCCATTAATATCTCTGCTCTTTTTGATCTGCTTACTCTTTGCTCactgcttccccccacccccagctgcctCTCATGGGCTTTTGTCTCTCTATTTCCATATGTCTCTATCTCATTCACTCTGCCTGTGTCACTGGCGGTCTGTCCGTCTGTCCTCTCTGTCCCTCTGGCGTCATCTCAGGCCGTCTCTCTGGCAGTCTGGCTTCATCCCTATTTGTCTACCTATCTCCGTCTCTGGCAGTGTCTCTGTCTCTtcgtgtctgtctctctctgcctctcttcctGTCTCCCCAGCTCTCTGCATCTCTGCCCATCCCACTCCCGTTGGTCCCACAGCCTCCCCGCTTCTCATCAGGACCTCACCCTCACTCCTTTCCCTGCCCACCTGTGTCCACAGCGACCCCAACCAGCCGGTGCCACAGGACACCAAGTTCATCCACACCAAGCCCAACCGCTTCGAGGAGGTGGTGTGGAGCAAGTTCAACAGCAAAGAGAAGCAGTACCTGCACATCGGTCTGAAGCCGCGCGTGCGCGACAACTACCGCGCCAACAAGGTGGCCTTCTGGCTGGAGCTCGTGCCGCACCTGCACAATCTGCACACGGAGCTCTTCACCACCACCACGCGCCTGCCGCCCTACGCCACGCGCTGGCCGCCTCGCCCGCCCCCCGGCGCCCCGGGCACGCGCCGCCCGCCGCCCCCCGCCACCCTGCCGCCCGAGCCCGAGCCCGAGCCGGGCCCCCGGGCCTACGACCGTTTCCCCGGGGACTCCCGAGACTACTCCACGGAGCTCAGCGTCACCGTGGCCGTGGGTGCCTCGCTCCTCTTCCTCAACATCCTCGCCTTTGCCGCCCTCTACTACAAGAGGGACCGGCGGCAGGAGCTGCGGTGCCGGCGGCTCAGTCCCCCCGGTGGCTCGGGCTCTGGGGTGCCCGGCGGGGGCCCCCTGCTCCCCGCTGCGGGCCGCGAGCTGCCACCCGAGGAGGAGCTGGTGTCACTTCAGCTGAAGCGGGGCGGGGGCGTTGGGGCGGACCCTGCAGAGGCCCTGCGCCCCGCCTGCCCACCCGACTACACTCTGGCCCTGCGCCGGGCGCCGGACGACGTGCCTCTCTTGGCCCCCGGGGCCCTGACCCTGCTGCCCAGCGGCCTGgggccaccccctcccccgccgcccccctccctccatcccttcgGGCCCttccccccgccgccccccacaGCTACCAGCCACAACAAcacgctcccccacccccattccaccACTCGGGTATAGGGGGCGGCTCGGGGAGgaacccctcccctgccctcccagaTGCAACAGGCTTTTCTCGTGTGGAGCTTTCACACGTGGACGAGCATTAGGTGGACATGGGTTTTCTCACGGCAATGCGTCTCTCCCGAGCAGAGAGGCCCTTTATCTTCTCCGGACCTGGGCCTTTGAACAACTGGGGGCGGGTGTTTTCTCCCCTCTGTTGGGACCCCCACACGGAGGTGTGCTTTCTCACGAGGGGGTGTGTTTTCCCATGTGCAGGGTGAAGTTTTTTTTGGCCACCCTGGACACATGTTGGCTCCCTCAGAGAATTCCTGCGGGGATTTGTACCCCAGAATTCTGTTCCCTCATGCCTTCTCCCCActgctccttcctcccaccccctggaGACCCTGGAAGTGGTGTGTTGACAAACAGAGACCCCTGGCCACCAGATGACACAGGGTGGTGCCCGGGAAGTACCGAAGAAATAAATCACAGCTccccctcccgccccacccccatcccctcccacccccagcgaAGCATGTGTATCCCCGCTTGGCACAAATGAGGTGAAGCAGGTCTTCCCAGGCAGGCCTTGCCTTCCACCAGACACAGAGTCCCTGCtgtgggggacagggaggagaCCCTGCAATCTTGTGCTGCCTGGGACTGTGTCTTCCCATGGGCCCAGGTCGCATTTCTGAGTGGAATCATGTTCTTGCATGTGGATGTATGTTTTCCCATGCAGACAGCCCCTTTCTCTCCAGCATTTCCCTGCGTCTTCCCGACCTCAGGCCCAGCACTTCTCACACAGCAGGTGGGAACGGACTTCAGACTGACAGAAACTGAGGGGGATGGACAAGCCCTGGGGCTGGggtccctctgcccctccctccctcccttccttggaGGGAAGCTGGGGGGCGGAGGGTGAGTGTGGCACCTGCCACCCACAGAGGCCGTGCATGGTTTGACCAAAGCCCTCACTGCAGTCTGAGGACAGCCCTTCCCTCAGGCCATTGCTCATCTGTGCCAAACCAGTGAGGTGGGTTTGAGGGGGGAATACCCCCAAAGTGTGGCAAGGACCCCCCAGTCCTGGGCCCAGGCAAGTAAACCTGGGCAGGTGGAATACAGGAGGGGGAAGGTGGCAGCCTAAGGGGTCCCGCCTGTGTCCCTCTTCTTGCCACGTGTCATCCCTCCCTCTCGGCCTCTCTTCTGCCTCCCCGCATCGCTGTCCCCCAGGAAGCCATCCCTTCCTGGTGTCCAACCAGCTCCTTCCTGCAGCTGCCCACCCCTTCCTTTGAcctgcaccgcccccccccccccccactcccgcCTTGCTCCCCTGGGCTGAAGGAAAGGAACAGAGGAGCGAGGAGGAGAGCAGGAGAGAAAGGCTTCCTGGGACAGGTTGGGGAATGGGGTCAGCTGTACTGAGGAACAGATGGAGGGGGCAGTGGGGGACGGGGCTTAGGCAGACACCAGCAGGAAGAATTTGATTTTGAAAGGACGCGTGTAAGGTGACTGCCCAAAGAGAAAGGGTTTGGGCCTCTGGGGAAGAGAACTGTGTCGGGAAGGGTTTCAAGGGACGCCAGCAGAGAAGACTAAATCCTCGTCTGCTGGCATTTCGTGGGTTCGTTAGTGCCAAATGTGAGTCAGGGGTGGAGTGCTGTCTTCCACTGACACCCAGTTTCAGAATCCCTGGTCTTGGCTCCCCAGAACTTTGCCTCCTGA
Proteins encoded in this window:
- the NLGN2 gene encoding neuroligin-2 isoform X3, with amino-acid sequence MLPVWFTDNLEAAATYVQNQSEDCLYLNLYVPTEDGPLTKKRDEATLNPPDTDIRDSGKKPVMLFLHGGSYMEGTGNMFDGSVLAAYGNVIVATLNYRLGVLGFLSTGDQAAKGNYGLLDQIQALRWLSENIAHFGGDPERITIFGSGAGASCVNLLILSHHSEGLFQKAIAQSGTAISSWSVNYQPLKYTRLLAAKVGCDREDSAEAVECLRRKPSRELVDQDVQPARYHIAFGPVVDGDVVPDDPEILMQQGEFLNYDMLIGVNQGEGLKFVEDSAESEDGVSASAFDFTVSNFVDNLYGYPEGKDVLRETIKFMYTDWADRDNGEMRRKTLLALFTDHQWVAPAVATAKLHADYQSPVYFYTFYHHCQAEGRPEWADAAHGDELPYVFGVPMVGATDLFPCNFSKNDVMLSAVVMTYWTNFAKTGDPNQPVPQDTKFIHTKPNRFEEVVWSKFNSKEKQYLHIGLKPRVRDNYRANKVAFWLELVPHLHNLHTELFTTTTRLPPYATRWPPRPPPGAPGTRRPPPPATLPPEPEPEPGPRAYDRFPGDSRDYSTELSVTVAVGASLLFLNILAFAALYYKRDRRQELRCRRLSPPGGSGSGVPGGGPLLPAAGRELPPEEELVSLQLKRGGGVGADPAEALRPACPPDYTLALRRAPDDVPLLAPGALTLLPSGLGPPPPPPPPSLHPFGPFPPPPPTATSHNNTLPHPHSTTRV
- the NLGN2 gene encoding neuroligin-2 isoform X2 — protein: MWLLALCLVGLAGAQRGGGGPGGGAPGGPGLGLSGLGEERFPVVNTAYGRVRGVRRELNNEILGPVVQFLGVPYATPPLGARRFQPPEAPASWPGVRNATTLPPACPQNLHGALPAIMLPVWFTDNLEAAATYVQNQSEDCLYLNLYVPTEDDIRDSGKKPVMLFLHGGSYMEGTGNMFDGSVLAAYGNVIVATLNYRLGVLGFLSTGDQAAKGNYGLLDQIQALRWLSENIAHFGGDPERITIFGSGAGASCVNLLILSHHSEGLFQKAIAQSGTAISSWSVNYQPLKYTRLLAAKVGCDREDSAEAVECLRRKPSRELVDQDVQPARYHIAFGPVVDGDVVPDDPEILMQQGEFLNYDMLIGVNQGEGLKFVEDSAESEDGVSASAFDFTVSNFVDNLYGYPEGKDVLRETIKFMYTDWADRDNGEMRRKTLLALFTDHQWVAPAVATAKLHADYQSPVYFYTFYHHCQAEGRPEWADAAHGDELPYVFGVPMVGATDLFPCNFSKNDVMLSAVVMTYWTNFAKTGDPNQPVPQDTKFIHTKPNRFEEVVWSKFNSKEKQYLHIGLKPRVRDNYRANKVAFWLELVPHLHNLHTELFTTTTRLPPYATRWPPRPPPGAPGTRRPPPPATLPPEPEPEPGPRAYDRFPGDSRDYSTELSVTVAVGASLLFLNILAFAALYYKRDRRQELRCRRLSPPGGSGSGVPGGGPLLPAAGRELPPEEELVSLQLKRGGGVGADPAEALRPACPPDYTLALRRAPDDVPLLAPGALTLLPSGLGPPPPPPPPSLHPFGPFPPPPPTATSHNNTLPHPHSTTRV
- the NLGN2 gene encoding neuroligin-2 isoform X1, whose protein sequence is MWLLALCLVGLAGAQRGGGGPGGGAPGGPGLGLSGLGEERFPVVNTAYGRVRGVRRELNNEILGPVVQFLGVPYATPPLGARRFQPPEAPASWPGVRNATTLPPACPQNLHGALPAIMLPVWFTDNLEAAATYVQNQSEDCLYLNLYVPTEDGPLTKKRDEATLNPPDTDIRDSGKKPVMLFLHGGSYMEGTGNMFDGSVLAAYGNVIVATLNYRLGVLGFLSTGDQAAKGNYGLLDQIQALRWLSENIAHFGGDPERITIFGSGAGASCVNLLILSHHSEGLFQKAIAQSGTAISSWSVNYQPLKYTRLLAAKVGCDREDSAEAVECLRRKPSRELVDQDVQPARYHIAFGPVVDGDVVPDDPEILMQQGEFLNYDMLIGVNQGEGLKFVEDSAESEDGVSASAFDFTVSNFVDNLYGYPEGKDVLRETIKFMYTDWADRDNGEMRRKTLLALFTDHQWVAPAVATAKLHADYQSPVYFYTFYHHCQAEGRPEWADAAHGDELPYVFGVPMVGATDLFPCNFSKNDVMLSAVVMTYWTNFAKTGDPNQPVPQDTKFIHTKPNRFEEVVWSKFNSKEKQYLHIGLKPRVRDNYRANKVAFWLELVPHLHNLHTELFTTTTRLPPYATRWPPRPPPGAPGTRRPPPPATLPPEPEPEPGPRAYDRFPGDSRDYSTELSVTVAVGASLLFLNILAFAALYYKRDRRQELRCRRLSPPGGSGSGVPGGGPLLPAAGRELPPEEELVSLQLKRGGGVGADPAEALRPACPPDYTLALRRAPDDVPLLAPGALTLLPSGLGPPPPPPPPSLHPFGPFPPPPPTATSHNNTLPHPHSTTRV